A window of the Vicugna pacos chromosome 32, VicPac4, whole genome shotgun sequence genome harbors these coding sequences:
- the PLA2G3 gene encoding group 3 secretory phospholipase A2 isoform X1, with the protein MGVLVVLLEVLNFLGVALGSLPALHWDSTSCHLANPISGSPLGSLSFLGKDAQGLALFHARWDGHGKLQVCSQEDEPELTAAFGALCADEITRGSFIHTPGPELQRALASLQSQWEACRGSAKSPAGAREKRAAGQSGTSGIGHQRVKRGWTMPGTLWCGVGDSAGNSSELGVFQGPDLCCREHDHCPQNVSPFQYNYGIRNYQFHTVSHCDCDARFQQCLQNQQDSISDIVGMAFFNVLAIPCFVLEEQEACVAWYWWGGCRTYGSVTLARLQPSTIYNASWSSSTTPLTPSTQNPAPSKPRRMQREESKHPRKANTTALQAPVTSPGPDMAPMAQLKVTHTGLQEPWQGLKPQGAHQACRGFRRLDQCEHQIGPQKTKFQLFNSAHEPLFHCNCTRRLAHFLRLHSPPAGASVLWELLGMTCFKLVLPPDCAEGKGCSRYLRAIKVSTRHLQRLQQRWVQLQGTGTDNGQAWPSEHPRAPVSLHDRCLQLTQAARGSEGQLKSQNQ; encoded by the exons ATGGGGGTTCTGGTGGTGCTGTTGGAGGTGCTGAACTTCCTGGGGGTGGCTCTGGGGAGCCTCCCTGCCCTCCACTGGGACAGCACCTCCTGCCACTTGGCCAACCCCATCTCTGGCAGCCCCTTGGGGTCCCTTAGCTTCCTGGGTAAGGATGCACAGGGCCTGGCCCTGTTCCATGCCCGCTGGGATGGGCACGGGAAGCTGCAGGTGTGCAGCCAGGAGGATGAGCCAGAGCTCACTGCAGCCTTCGGTGCCCTTTGTGCTGATGAGATCACCCGGGGCTCCTTCATCCACACCCCTGGACCTGAGCTGCAGAGAGCCCTGGCCAGCCTTCAGAGTCAGTGGGAGGCCTGCCGAGGGTCTGCCAAGAGTCCAGCAGGGGCCAGAGAGAAGCGAGCAGCAGGGCAGAGTGGCACATCTGGCATAGGGCACCAGCGGGTGAAGAGGGGCTGGACCATGCCTGGCACACTGTGGTGTGGAGTCGGGGACTCCGCCGGGAACTCATCGGAACTGG GGGTCTTCCAGGGCCCAGATCTCTGTTGCCGGGAACACGACCACTGCCCACAGAACGTCTCGCCCTTCCAGTACAACTATGGCATCCGAAACTACCAATTCCACACAGTCTCCCACTGTGACTGTGATGCCAG ATTCCAGCAGTGCCTGCAGAACCAGCAGGACTCCATCTCCGACATCGTGGGCATGGCCTTCTTCAACGTGCTGGCGATCCCTTGCTTCGTGCTGGAGGAGCAGGAGGCCTGTGTGGCGTGGTACTGGTGGGGTGG GTGTAGAACGTATGGCTCTGTAACTCTCGCTCGCCTCCAGCCCAGTACCATCTACAATGCCTCCTGGAGCTCCTCTACCACCCCCTTGACCCCCAGCACCCAGAACCCAGCCCCCAGCAAGCCTCGGCGGATGCAGCGGGAAGAGTCCAAGCACCCCAGAAAAGCCAACACCACAGCCCTTCAGGCCCCTGTGACCTCGCCTGGGCCTGATATGGCACCTATGGCCCAGCTGAAGGTCACACATACAGGCCTCCAGGAACCATGGCAGGGCTTAAAACCTCAGG GTGCCCACCAGGCCTGCCGTGGCTTCCGCCGTTTGGACCAGTGTGAGCACCAGATCGGGCCCCAGAAGACCAAATTCCAGCTCTTCAATAGTGCCCATGAACCCCTCTTCCACTGCAACTGCACACGCCG CCTGGCACACTTCCTGAGGCTCCACAGCCCACCCGCAGGTGCCAGTGTGCTTTGGGAGCTGCTGGGCATGACTTGTTTCAAGCTGGTCCTGCCACCCGACTGTGCTGAGGGCAAAGG CTGTTCCAGGTACCTTAGGGCCATCAAGGTGTCAACTCGGCACTTGCAGCGACTTCAGCAGAGGTGGGTTCAGCTCCAGGGTACAGGCACAGACAACGGGCAGGCATGGCCTTCAGAGCACCCAAGGGCCCCCGTGTCATTGCACGACCGGTGCCTGCAGCTGACCCAGGCAGCCAGAGGATCTGAGGGGCAGCTCAAATCCCAGAACCAGTGA
- the PLA2G3 gene encoding group 3 secretory phospholipase A2 isoform X3: MGVLVVLLEVLNFLGVALGSLPALHWDSTSCHLANPISGSPLGSLSFLGKDAQGLALFHARWDGHGKLQVCSQEDEPELTAAFGALCADEITRGSFIHTPGPELQRALASLQSQWEACRGSAKSPAGAREKRAAGQSGTSGIGHQRVKRGWTMPGTLWCGVGDSAGNSSELGVFQGPDLCCREHDHCPQNVSPFQYNYGIRNYQFHTVSHCDCDARFQQCLQNQQDSISDIVGMAFFNVLAIPCFVLEEQEACVAWYWWGGCRTYGSVTLARLQPSTIYNASWSSSTTPLTPSTQNPAPSKPRRMQREESKHPRKANTTALQAPVTSPGPDMAPMAQLKVTHTGLQEPWQGLKPQGAHQACRGFRRLDQCEHQIGPQKTKFQLFNSAHEPLFHCNCTRRLAHFLRLHSPPAGASVLWELLGMTCFKLVLPPDCAEGKGCSRYLRAIKVSTRHLQRLQQRKLGEFGHLRVYQGIQRDGICEAPHTGPDCTQQVTFYKG, translated from the exons ATGGGGGTTCTGGTGGTGCTGTTGGAGGTGCTGAACTTCCTGGGGGTGGCTCTGGGGAGCCTCCCTGCCCTCCACTGGGACAGCACCTCCTGCCACTTGGCCAACCCCATCTCTGGCAGCCCCTTGGGGTCCCTTAGCTTCCTGGGTAAGGATGCACAGGGCCTGGCCCTGTTCCATGCCCGCTGGGATGGGCACGGGAAGCTGCAGGTGTGCAGCCAGGAGGATGAGCCAGAGCTCACTGCAGCCTTCGGTGCCCTTTGTGCTGATGAGATCACCCGGGGCTCCTTCATCCACACCCCTGGACCTGAGCTGCAGAGAGCCCTGGCCAGCCTTCAGAGTCAGTGGGAGGCCTGCCGAGGGTCTGCCAAGAGTCCAGCAGGGGCCAGAGAGAAGCGAGCAGCAGGGCAGAGTGGCACATCTGGCATAGGGCACCAGCGGGTGAAGAGGGGCTGGACCATGCCTGGCACACTGTGGTGTGGAGTCGGGGACTCCGCCGGGAACTCATCGGAACTGG GGGTCTTCCAGGGCCCAGATCTCTGTTGCCGGGAACACGACCACTGCCCACAGAACGTCTCGCCCTTCCAGTACAACTATGGCATCCGAAACTACCAATTCCACACAGTCTCCCACTGTGACTGTGATGCCAG ATTCCAGCAGTGCCTGCAGAACCAGCAGGACTCCATCTCCGACATCGTGGGCATGGCCTTCTTCAACGTGCTGGCGATCCCTTGCTTCGTGCTGGAGGAGCAGGAGGCCTGTGTGGCGTGGTACTGGTGGGGTGG GTGTAGAACGTATGGCTCTGTAACTCTCGCTCGCCTCCAGCCCAGTACCATCTACAATGCCTCCTGGAGCTCCTCTACCACCCCCTTGACCCCCAGCACCCAGAACCCAGCCCCCAGCAAGCCTCGGCGGATGCAGCGGGAAGAGTCCAAGCACCCCAGAAAAGCCAACACCACAGCCCTTCAGGCCCCTGTGACCTCGCCTGGGCCTGATATGGCACCTATGGCCCAGCTGAAGGTCACACATACAGGCCTCCAGGAACCATGGCAGGGCTTAAAACCTCAGG GTGCCCACCAGGCCTGCCGTGGCTTCCGCCGTTTGGACCAGTGTGAGCACCAGATCGGGCCCCAGAAGACCAAATTCCAGCTCTTCAATAGTGCCCATGAACCCCTCTTCCACTGCAACTGCACACGCCG CCTGGCACACTTCCTGAGGCTCCACAGCCCACCCGCAGGTGCCAGTGTGCTTTGGGAGCTGCTGGGCATGACTTGTTTCAAGCTGGTCCTGCCACCCGACTGTGCTGAGGGCAAAGG CTGTTCCAGGTACCTTAGGGCCATCAAGGTGTCAACTCGGCACTTGCAGCGACTTCAGCAGAG
- the PLA2G3 gene encoding group 3 secretory phospholipase A2 isoform X2 codes for MGVLVVLLEVLNFLGVALGSLPALHWDSTSCHLANPISGSPLGSLSFLGKDAQGLALFHARWDGHGKLQVCSQEDEPELTAAFGALCADEITRGSFIHTPGPELQRALASLQSQWEACRGSAKSPAGAREKRAAGQSGTSGIGHQRVKRGWTMPGTLWCGVGDSAGNSSELGVFQGPDLCCREHDHCPQNVSPFQYNYGIRNYQFHTVSHCDCDARFQQCLQNQQDSISDIVGMAFFNVLAIPCFVLEEQEACVAWCRTYGSVTLARLQPSTIYNASWSSSTTPLTPSTQNPAPSKPRRMQREESKHPRKANTTALQAPVTSPGPDMAPMAQLKVTHTGLQEPWQGLKPQGAHQACRGFRRLDQCEHQIGPQKTKFQLFNSAHEPLFHCNCTRRLAHFLRLHSPPAGASVLWELLGMTCFKLVLPPDCAEGKGCSRYLRAIKVSTRHLQRLQQRWVQLQGTGTDNGQAWPSEHPRAPVSLHDRCLQLTQAARGSEGQLKSQNQ; via the exons ATGGGGGTTCTGGTGGTGCTGTTGGAGGTGCTGAACTTCCTGGGGGTGGCTCTGGGGAGCCTCCCTGCCCTCCACTGGGACAGCACCTCCTGCCACTTGGCCAACCCCATCTCTGGCAGCCCCTTGGGGTCCCTTAGCTTCCTGGGTAAGGATGCACAGGGCCTGGCCCTGTTCCATGCCCGCTGGGATGGGCACGGGAAGCTGCAGGTGTGCAGCCAGGAGGATGAGCCAGAGCTCACTGCAGCCTTCGGTGCCCTTTGTGCTGATGAGATCACCCGGGGCTCCTTCATCCACACCCCTGGACCTGAGCTGCAGAGAGCCCTGGCCAGCCTTCAGAGTCAGTGGGAGGCCTGCCGAGGGTCTGCCAAGAGTCCAGCAGGGGCCAGAGAGAAGCGAGCAGCAGGGCAGAGTGGCACATCTGGCATAGGGCACCAGCGGGTGAAGAGGGGCTGGACCATGCCTGGCACACTGTGGTGTGGAGTCGGGGACTCCGCCGGGAACTCATCGGAACTGG GGGTCTTCCAGGGCCCAGATCTCTGTTGCCGGGAACACGACCACTGCCCACAGAACGTCTCGCCCTTCCAGTACAACTATGGCATCCGAAACTACCAATTCCACACAGTCTCCCACTGTGACTGTGATGCCAG ATTCCAGCAGTGCCTGCAGAACCAGCAGGACTCCATCTCCGACATCGTGGGCATGGCCTTCTTCAACGTGCTGGCGATCCCTTGCTTCGTGCTGGAGGAGCAGGAGGCCTGTGTGGCGTG GTGTAGAACGTATGGCTCTGTAACTCTCGCTCGCCTCCAGCCCAGTACCATCTACAATGCCTCCTGGAGCTCCTCTACCACCCCCTTGACCCCCAGCACCCAGAACCCAGCCCCCAGCAAGCCTCGGCGGATGCAGCGGGAAGAGTCCAAGCACCCCAGAAAAGCCAACACCACAGCCCTTCAGGCCCCTGTGACCTCGCCTGGGCCTGATATGGCACCTATGGCCCAGCTGAAGGTCACACATACAGGCCTCCAGGAACCATGGCAGGGCTTAAAACCTCAGG GTGCCCACCAGGCCTGCCGTGGCTTCCGCCGTTTGGACCAGTGTGAGCACCAGATCGGGCCCCAGAAGACCAAATTCCAGCTCTTCAATAGTGCCCATGAACCCCTCTTCCACTGCAACTGCACACGCCG CCTGGCACACTTCCTGAGGCTCCACAGCCCACCCGCAGGTGCCAGTGTGCTTTGGGAGCTGCTGGGCATGACTTGTTTCAAGCTGGTCCTGCCACCCGACTGTGCTGAGGGCAAAGG CTGTTCCAGGTACCTTAGGGCCATCAAGGTGTCAACTCGGCACTTGCAGCGACTTCAGCAGAGGTGGGTTCAGCTCCAGGGTACAGGCACAGACAACGGGCAGGCATGGCCTTCAGAGCACCCAAGGGCCCCCGTGTCATTGCACGACCGGTGCCTGCAGCTGACCCAGGCAGCCAGAGGATCTGAGGGGCAGCTCAAATCCCAGAACCAGTGA
- the PLA2G3 gene encoding group 3 secretory phospholipase A2 isoform X4, whose amino-acid sequence MGVLVVLLEVLNFLGVALGSLPALHWDSTSCHLANPISGSPLGSLSFLGKDAQGLALFHARWDGHGKLQVCSQEDEPELTAAFGALCADEITRGSFIHTPGPELQRALASLQSQWEACRGSAKSPAGAREKRAAGQSGTSGIGHQRVKRGWTMPGTLWCGVGDSAGNSSELGVFQGPDLCCREHDHCPQNVSPFQYNYGIRNYQFHTVSHCDCDARFQQCLQNQQDSISDIVGMAFFNVLAIPCFVLEEQEACVAWYWWGGCRTYGSVTLARLQPSTIYNASWSSSTTPLTPSTQNPAPSKPRRMQREESKHPRKANTTALQAPVTSPGPDMAPMAQLKVTHTGLQEPWQGLKPQGAHQACRGFRRLDQCEHQIGPQKTKFQLFNSAHEPLFHCNCTRRLAHFLRLHSPPAGASVLWELLGMTCFKLVLPPDCAEGKGLGNQGPDWSGFLQNLGLWMPAQVYSAFLEG is encoded by the exons ATGGGGGTTCTGGTGGTGCTGTTGGAGGTGCTGAACTTCCTGGGGGTGGCTCTGGGGAGCCTCCCTGCCCTCCACTGGGACAGCACCTCCTGCCACTTGGCCAACCCCATCTCTGGCAGCCCCTTGGGGTCCCTTAGCTTCCTGGGTAAGGATGCACAGGGCCTGGCCCTGTTCCATGCCCGCTGGGATGGGCACGGGAAGCTGCAGGTGTGCAGCCAGGAGGATGAGCCAGAGCTCACTGCAGCCTTCGGTGCCCTTTGTGCTGATGAGATCACCCGGGGCTCCTTCATCCACACCCCTGGACCTGAGCTGCAGAGAGCCCTGGCCAGCCTTCAGAGTCAGTGGGAGGCCTGCCGAGGGTCTGCCAAGAGTCCAGCAGGGGCCAGAGAGAAGCGAGCAGCAGGGCAGAGTGGCACATCTGGCATAGGGCACCAGCGGGTGAAGAGGGGCTGGACCATGCCTGGCACACTGTGGTGTGGAGTCGGGGACTCCGCCGGGAACTCATCGGAACTGG GGGTCTTCCAGGGCCCAGATCTCTGTTGCCGGGAACACGACCACTGCCCACAGAACGTCTCGCCCTTCCAGTACAACTATGGCATCCGAAACTACCAATTCCACACAGTCTCCCACTGTGACTGTGATGCCAG ATTCCAGCAGTGCCTGCAGAACCAGCAGGACTCCATCTCCGACATCGTGGGCATGGCCTTCTTCAACGTGCTGGCGATCCCTTGCTTCGTGCTGGAGGAGCAGGAGGCCTGTGTGGCGTGGTACTGGTGGGGTGG GTGTAGAACGTATGGCTCTGTAACTCTCGCTCGCCTCCAGCCCAGTACCATCTACAATGCCTCCTGGAGCTCCTCTACCACCCCCTTGACCCCCAGCACCCAGAACCCAGCCCCCAGCAAGCCTCGGCGGATGCAGCGGGAAGAGTCCAAGCACCCCAGAAAAGCCAACACCACAGCCCTTCAGGCCCCTGTGACCTCGCCTGGGCCTGATATGGCACCTATGGCCCAGCTGAAGGTCACACATACAGGCCTCCAGGAACCATGGCAGGGCTTAAAACCTCAGG GTGCCCACCAGGCCTGCCGTGGCTTCCGCCGTTTGGACCAGTGTGAGCACCAGATCGGGCCCCAGAAGACCAAATTCCAGCTCTTCAATAGTGCCCATGAACCCCTCTTCCACTGCAACTGCACACGCCG CCTGGCACACTTCCTGAGGCTCCACAGCCCACCCGCAGGTGCCAGTGTGCTTTGGGAGCTGCTGGGCATGACTTGTTTCAAGCTGGTCCTGCCACCCGACTGTGCTGAGGGCAAAGG GttgggaaaccaaggcccagactGGTCTGGGTTTCTGCAGAACCTGGGCCTCTGGATGCCAGCTCAGGTTTATTCTGCCTTCTTGGAGGGATAA